GGAGTGCGATCTGAGCATTCACCCCAAAGTTTGGATGCTGCTTCACTTCCATCAAACCTTAATGCAATCGCCGCTTCCCGGCGAACCGCAGGCGAAGCGTCTTTCACGACCTTTGCGATCGCCTCGCGCAACATCTCAGGATGCGCTTGCTGCAGCAGACGGCGAGCGACGCGGATGGCGGTGATGCGGATGTTGGGATCGGTGTCGGCGAGGGCTTGGGTGAGGCACTCGGGAAGGGTCAGGTCGTGCGGGTTGGGTTTGTCGGAACCGGGATTGAGGCGCTCCCACTCATGAGCTGAGAGCAGCCACAGGGCACGGGCGCGATGCTGTGGGACAGATTTGGTGTCGCGGAAGAGCTTGTGAAGCTCGGGCTCAGCTTCGGAGCCGATTTCTTCGAGCTTCTTCCATGCAAGATAACGCTGATCTTCATTCGGTGACTTCAGCGCAGCCACGGCTCCTTCGACGGTGTCCAGCTTCACACTCGGGGTCTGATACTTCTCCGCCGCCTTCGTTGTCACGCGGAACAATCTTCCCCGCGTCACATCTCCCATCCCATGTCCACCGACACCAGGATCATACCAGTCGGCCACAATCAATGACCCATCCGGTGCCACGGCGACGTCACTGGGGCGGAACCAGCGGTCCTTGGTGCCTTCGAGGATGTTGACGATCTCGGCTTTATAGCCTGCACCGTCGGGCTGGGTGATGTAGGCGCGGACGACGTTGGGGCCGGCATCGCAATGGATGGGTTGGCCGTGGAAGATGCTGGGGAGCAGATCACCTTCATAGACCTGCATGCCGGTGGGGCTGCCGGCGCCGGTTTGCAGCAGGTTGGGGATGACGCCGGGGTCGTTTTGATGCCAGTGGCGCAGGGGGATCTCGCTCTCCCAGCCGATGCGTGGCGTCTGCCAGCCAGCGCCGGTCATTTCGTCGGAGTAGCCGTAGTTGCCGAACTCCATGACGTAGTTGATGCGCACGCCTTTGTTGCCGTCGTCGTCGTTGTCGGACTGCCACATCGTGCCGTAGCTATCCACGGCCACCTCCCAGTTGTTGCGGAAGTTCCACGCCAGCACCTCGACGTTGCTGCCATCCAGTTCGCAGCGGAAGACCATGCCCTGCTGATAGGGGCGGTTGTTTTGGTTGGTGCATTTGACGCCGTGGATGTCGGTGATGAGCTTGCCGTCCTTGTCGCAGAGCTGCTTGCCAGCGTTGCCAAAGTTGAAGTAGAGACGGCCATCGGGGCCGAAGTGGAAGGCGTGGATGCCGTGGTCGTGCTGTGCGCCGCCGATTTTGGTGAACATGAGTTCTTTGCGGTCGGCTTTGTCGTCGCCGTTGTCGTCGATGAGCCAGAAGACGTCGTCGCCGCAGGAGATGAGGGCCTTGTTGCCGAGCACACAGATGCCGTGGGCGCTGTCCACATCGTGGCCTTGGTGGAAGACGGTGGACTTGTCGGCTTTGGCATCACCATCCGTGTCTTCGAGGATGAGGATGCGGTCGCCTTCGGCGCGCTCGCCGAGATGCTTGCGGTAGTTCACCACCTCGCAGACCCACACGCGGCCGCGTGCGTCGATGTCGATGCTGGAGGGGCTGGCCATCATGGGCTCGCTGGCAAAGAGCTGCACCTTCAGCTCGGGGTGCACATCGAGGGAATCGACGGCGGTTTCAGGATCGTGCGAGGCGTTGTCGCTGGCGACGATCGTGCCGGGGTTTTCGGTGTACACGCGGAACTCCACGCTGTCGCCACCCTGCTTGGTGCCGCCTTCATCCAGCGCACCGCGTGCCTTGAAGCGTTTGGCTCCCGCAGGGAGATTGAATGCGATGACGCTGTTCGCATGCGTGCCGATGCCGTAGTCGATGGCCTTGCCTGCGCTGCGCAGTTCGGTGCCGCCAGCACTCGCATTCACGCGCACATTGCCCCAGCCGCTCTGCGCGGCTTTCCATTCCACCTCGGTGAGTTTCTTCTCGCTGCCATCTGCCAGGACGAGGCGTGGCTCGGCCCAGTCTGCCCAGTCAGCGCCATAGCCGTTGCCGCCATCGGTGACGACGAGATACATCTCCTTGGCCCCTTCCAGCGAGACGTCGATGTCCACGCTGTGTCCGGGCGTGGCATTGGAGATGAGCTTGGACTGAAACAGCGGCTTCGGTGCGGCGAGGAGAAGCGCTGGCGTGAAAAGGGCGAGCAGGAAGAGTTTCATGCGGTTGGGGCGGAGAGTACGCCTGAGGCCGTGGGAAACTTCAATCCTGAAAAATGGAGGATGGCGGGCAATTCTTAGTAGTGCGGGCAATCTTGCCCGCAGCGAGCGCTCTCTTCACGGGCAGGATTGCCCGTGCTACTCCACGTCTTCCCCCAAATACGCCGCGAGGTGCTTTCTCAGCTCCGTGCGCGCTCGGAAGAGCAGGCTCTTCACGGCAGGCAGAGACATCTTGAGCACGCTGCAGATGTCCTCATACGGCAGATCCTGGTGGCGGCGCATGATGACGGCGATGCGCTGCTTTTCCGGCAGTGCGGCGATGGCTTTGTCCAGCGCCTGCTCCAGCTCCGCCTGCTGGGTGAGGTGGTCTGCCCCCGGCGTGCTGTGGTCCACAAAGTGCTTGGGCGGATCGTCCTCATTTTCCTGCTCCATGCTGACCTCCTTGCGGCGGGAGCGGCGGCGGGTTTCGTTGAAGACGAGATTGCGGGTGATGGTGAAGAGCCAGGTGGTGAACTTGGCGGTGGCCTCATAGCGCGGCGCGCTGCGCCAGACGCGGAGAAAGACCTGCTGGGCGATGTCGTGCGCGTCGTCGATGTTGTTGAGCATGCGGGCGCAGGTGCCCACGACGGCGTTCTGGTGCAGCTCCACGAGGCGCTCAAAGGCCTGCACGTCTCCCTCCTTAACGCGGAGCATGAGGCGTACGCTCTCCTGGTCGGCAGACTCCTCGGCACCGTCGGCAGCAGCCTGCGGCGGTTGGTGAGGAGCGTTCCGTTCCGGTTCGGGCATGAGGTAGGCTGGCAGTGTGACCGCCATGCTAGCGAGGGTCATGAGCGATGTAAACCACCGGAGGGCGGGAATGGTTGCGCGAATATTTGACGCTCAAATAGCCGTCGTTATCCGTAGAAGATCATGATGAACGACCAAACTTGGGACACGACCTTCCGCGAACTCTTCGAGCGCTGCGCCAAACTTCACCGTGGGGGCGACACCCGCGCGGCTGGCTGGTACGCAGCGGCTGACAAGGCCTTTCTGGACAGCATCGGCTACACAGAGCAGGAGTTTTTTGATTTTGTGGACGACCACTGCCGCTACGGTGCCGAGGGCCCCTCGCTGGAGACCAGCCTGCTGGTGGCGGCCGTGCGCCGGGATTATTTCCGCGTGGTGCAGAACAGCCAGCGCACTGGCAAGACCGTGCCCCCCGGAGATCTGCCGCCCAAGCCCGCTGCGGTGGACGGCATCCCCTGGCTGCCGCGCCTGATCGTAAAGGCACGCGCCAAGCTGCGCGGAGAGATGGACCCGGACACCATGTACGGCTGCGGCGGAGACCGCATGTTCTTCACCCAGCACAAGCTGCACCCCGCCGACTTCCTCCGTGTGGCCTGGGCCGCCGGAGACGATGACCGCAAGATCATCGAGTATGTGAAGACGGGGAAGATGTGAGTTTCTGAGCCTTCGATTCCAGCCACATGGACACGGAGCTCAATCCCTATGCCGCTCCGCGGGCACAGCTGGTGCTGGATCATGAAGATGCCGCACGCACACGCTATGAATTTCTGCGGACCGAGGCGCACCTGAAGGCGTGCGGTATCTTGGTCTTGGCGGGAGGCGTGATGGGTATCATCGCCGTCGTAATGCAAAGGAGGATCATTGCCCGGGAGTTTGGATTGAGCGCTGGTCTTTTGCCTTGGACTCAGATCTCACTATTGAGCCTTCAACTTGCGGTTGGTTCCGGACTTTATTTTCTCAAGCGCTGGGCCGGCATGATGGCGTGGATTATCATGATTACAGCGGTGTTAATCAGTCTGATGCAGCTGCCGGGGAGTATTGTTCAGCTGCTGATCCAGGCGGTCATCCTGCGCTTTTTTCTCAGCGAAAGTGCGCGGAGGGTGTTTTCCAGCAACTATCAGCGCATGATTCTGCAAACACCCGAAATCCGGACTCGTCCTGCCACCTGGGTTTATCCATTGATCGTATTGATCATGATGTTCCTAGTCGGGATCTTCTGGAGATAGGTCCGAAACGGCAGATTGACAGGTCGGGGCACAACACTTCTGGCGCTCATGGTGCGCCAGGAAGTCACGGCAGACCAGACGACGGGTGCTCGCCAGCGATGGGCGTTCGTTTCTGCAGTCGGGAGCTGAAGGTGCGGGCAGGAGTGCCCGCATCACTTTTACTTCTTCTCCACGCCGCCTTCCTTGGCCACTTCGTCCTTCTTCTGCTGCACAGCGGCGGAGCCGAGGTCGAGGAGCTTGGGGGCTTCGCCGCCTTTGGGGACGAATTTCAGGGCGATGCCGTTGATGCAGAAGCGGCGGTCGGTGGGGGTCTTGAAGCCTTCGCCTTCAAAGACGTGGCCGAGGTGGGCGTCGCAGCGCTTGCAGACGGTTTCGATGCGGCGCATGCCATGGCTGTTGTCGGGCTTTTCCAGCACGCCTTTGGCCTTGGAGCTGTCGTAGAATGAAGGCCAGCCGCAGCCGGAGTGGAATTTCTCCTTGGAGGTGAAGAGCTCCGCACCGCAGCACACGCAGTAGTAGGTGCCTTCTCCCTGCGCCTCAAACTCGTGGTAGATGGCGCCATTGGGGCGCTCGGTGCCGCGCATGCGGGTCACCTGAAACTGCTCCGGGGTGAGGAGCTTTTTCCATTCATCTTCTGATTTCACGACTTCGGGCTTGGACATGGATTGGGAATCGGCGGCGGATTTGTCCTCGGCCAGGGAGATGCAGAAGGCGGCGGCGAGGAGGGGGATGAGAGCGATACGAAGTTTCATGGGCGTTGGGTTGCTGCTGATACGTGAGAGGATGGCCAAAGATTGCGTATTCCCGCAAAAGTTGAGGGCGTGCGTCAATCGTCGTCCTCACGGGCCATCTGGCCGATGTTCCAGAGCAGCAGGCGGAATCCCGCATCGGGGTAGCGCTCGGCAGCGGTGGCATGGCGGCGGTAGGAGGCTAGCAGTTCCTGGCGCTCGGCGGTGGTATAGGCACCTCCGCGCAGCACGCCCTGGTCAGGCATGGTGTTCCAGGAGTCGGAGACCCACTCCCAGAGATTGCCGGAGAGGTCATGGAGGCCACGGCCGTCGGCACGGAAGGAGCCCACGGGGGCGAGGCCAGCAAAGCCGTCTTCGTATTTCGGGATGGCCAGCTTGCCGGTCTTGTCGGCTGCTTTGTCGAGGAAGTTGCCAGACCGGGCAGGCGGCGGCCAGATGAAGCCCCAGGGGTAGATGCCCTCGATGCGCAGGCTGCGCTCGGCCGGGGTGTCGCCGATCTCGCGGGAAAGGTAGGCGGCCATGCTCCACTCGTCGTCCGAGGGCAGGCGGTATTCCTGGTCGGGCTCCAGCAGGCCCTGGGCACGCTCGCGGTCGGTGAGCCAGCGGCAGAACTGCTCGGCCTCGGAGCGGGTGACGAGATTGACGGGCAGATCGGGCTCGGCATCCAGCACGCGGCCATCCACCGGGGGCTGGTTGGTGGCCTTGGCAAATTCGGCGAAGTCCTTGCGGCGTGTCTCGATGCTGGCCAGCATGGCCTTGCCGAGCGGCACAAACTTGATGCCCAGGCTGTTCTGCCAGGGCTTGCCAAAGACGACCGCGCCGGTGGCCTTGAGGCGGAGATTGAAGCTGATGCTCTGCCCTTCCTTGAGTTTGCCGCCGGCCACCTCGGGCTTGTAGCCGGGGAGAATGATCTGGTAGCTGAAGGTATCTGCGCGCACCTTGGAGAGGGACAGTGGCGTGCGGCCCACGAGGCGCTCTCCATCATAGATCTCCGCACCCGCCGGGGTGCTGGCGATGTTGAGACTGCCAAACTTCACCTGCACGATCTCGCAACGGATGGCGCTGTGGCCCTGCTTGGGCTTGGAGGTGCCAGCGGTGTGAGGGATGCTGGCGGCGCGCCAGGTGTACTCGTGCCCCGGGTCCAAGCGGCCGCTCTGGCGGTCGGCGGCGGTCATCCAGGCGCAGAAGGCATCTGCCTCGGCAGCGGGGATCAAAGCGGGGAAGAAGGGCGTCTTGTCCGGCAGGGTGATGGGGATGACCTCATACTCAGCGGCACGGTTGGTAGCCTCCAGGAAGGTGCGGAAGAGCACGCCATCCAGCGGCAGGTCGGCCACGTGGCGGTCCTGCTTGTAGGTGAACCACTGTTTGCGGTAGTTTTCCCAGGGCTTGCCGGGCGTGGGCTGCTGCGGCCGGGCGGGCAGCACGGGCAGCGGTTTTTCAGGCAGAGGAATCTGGTAGCTCCAGTCGCGCTGGTGCTTGCCCATCACCAGACTACCGGCCACCAGGAAGGAGGAAAAGGTGGTGATGATGGCAGCGCGGCTGAAGCGGCGCGCAAAGCTCTCAGGCCGGGCGGTGCCCACATGCTGCAGCGCCTCGGCAAAGTCGGAGGCATTGGTAAAACGGCGCTCCAGATCCGCCTCACAGGCCTGGCAGATCACGCGGTTGAGGTCCAGCCAGAAGGGCCATTCCTCGTCGGAGAGATTGTCTGGCACCTCGGGGAATTCCATGCGGTCTTTGCCGCTGCTCATCTCATAGAGCACCTTGCCGAGGCTGTAGATGTCCGCCTGCGGGGTGCCGGGGCCTTCCGGTGGCACAAAGCCCTCGGTGCCCACAAAGGTGCGCTCGCCAAAGGCTGCCACGAGGCCGATGTCCGCCAGTTTGCACACGCCGCCCACAAAGATGATGTTGGAGGGCTTGATGTCGCGGTGCGTCAGGCCGTGGTTGTGCATGTAGTGCAGCGCATCGGCCAGGTACACGCCCGCATCCCGGCAGAAGAAGGGATCCAGCCTGCCGTGGCGCTTCATGTCC
The sequence above is drawn from the Prosthecobacter vanneervenii genome and encodes:
- a CDS encoding bifunctional serine/threonine-protein kinase/formylglycine-generating enzyme family protein, yielding MSDSAASPAEIPPPSESVDEADDIHLAEEVAAHVPESDSFEVDLPAPPIAAPTAQEKVKSREKNGPPSHRDDIVIPDYTLLKRIGSGAYGEVWLAQSVTGALRAVKIVWREDFELTRTFHREFQGIQQFEPISRGHPCLVHILHVGWNEKRGFYYCVMELADDAEDGAHISDVKTYVPRTLTTDMKRHGRLDPFFCRDAGVYLADALHYMHNHGLTHRDIKPSNIIFVGGVCKLADIGLVAAFGERTFVGTEGFVPPEGPGTPQADIYSLGKVLYEMSSGKDRMEFPEVPDNLSDEEWPFWLDLNRVICQACEADLERRFTNASDFAEALQHVGTARPESFARRFSRAAIITTFSSFLVAGSLVMGKHQRDWSYQIPLPEKPLPVLPARPQQPTPGKPWENYRKQWFTYKQDRHVADLPLDGVLFRTFLEATNRAAEYEVIPITLPDKTPFFPALIPAAEADAFCAWMTAADRQSGRLDPGHEYTWRAASIPHTAGTSKPKQGHSAIRCEIVQVKFGSLNIASTPAGAEIYDGERLVGRTPLSLSKVRADTFSYQIILPGYKPEVAGGKLKEGQSISFNLRLKATGAVVFGKPWQNSLGIKFVPLGKAMLASIETRRKDFAEFAKATNQPPVDGRVLDAEPDLPVNLVTRSEAEQFCRWLTDRERAQGLLEPDQEYRLPSDDEWSMAAYLSREIGDTPAERSLRIEGIYPWGFIWPPPARSGNFLDKAADKTGKLAIPKYEDGFAGLAPVGSFRADGRGLHDLSGNLWEWVSDSWNTMPDQGVLRGGAYTTAERQELLASYRRHATAAERYPDAGFRLLLWNIGQMAREDDD
- the msrB gene encoding peptide-methionine (R)-S-oxide reductase MsrB, whose protein sequence is MKLRIALIPLLAAAFCISLAEDKSAADSQSMSKPEVVKSEDEWKKLLTPEQFQVTRMRGTERPNGAIYHEFEAQGEGTYYCVCCGAELFTSKEKFHSGCGWPSFYDSSKAKGVLEKPDNSHGMRRIETVCKRCDAHLGHVFEGEGFKTPTDRRFCINGIALKFVPKGGEAPKLLDLGSAAVQQKKDEVAKEGGVEKK
- a CDS encoding DUF5069 domain-containing protein, translated to MMNDQTWDTTFRELFERCAKLHRGGDTRAAGWYAAADKAFLDSIGYTEQEFFDFVDDHCRYGAEGPSLETSLLVAAVRRDYFRVVQNSQRTGKTVPPGDLPPKPAAVDGIPWLPRLIVKARAKLRGEMDPDTMYGCGGDRMFFTQHKLHPADFLRVAWAAGDDDRKIIEYVKTGKM
- a CDS encoding RNA polymerase sigma factor; protein product: MTLASMAVTLPAYLMPEPERNAPHQPPQAAADGAEESADQESVRLMLRVKEGDVQAFERLVELHQNAVVGTCARMLNNIDDAHDIAQQVFLRVWRSAPRYEATAKFTTWLFTITRNLVFNETRRRSRRKEVSMEQENEDDPPKHFVDHSTPGADHLTQQAELEQALDKAIAALPEKQRIAVIMRRHQDLPYEDICSVLKMSLPAVKSLLFRARTELRKHLAAYLGEDVE
- a CDS encoding PVC-type heme-binding CxxCH protein, which gives rise to MKLFLLALFTPALLLAAPKPLFQSKLISNATPGHSVDIDVSLEGAKEMYLVVTDGGNGYGADWADWAEPRLVLADGSEKKLTEVEWKAAQSGWGNVRVNASAGGTELRSAGKAIDYGIGTHANSVIAFNLPAGAKRFKARGALDEGGTKQGGDSVEFRVYTENPGTIVASDNASHDPETAVDSLDVHPELKVQLFASEPMMASPSSIDIDARGRVWVCEVVNYRKHLGERAEGDRILILEDTDGDAKADKSTVFHQGHDVDSAHGICVLGNKALISCGDDVFWLIDDNGDDKADRKELMFTKIGGAQHDHGIHAFHFGPDGRLYFNFGNAGKQLCDKDGKLITDIHGVKCTNQNNRPYQQGMVFRCELDGSNVEVLAWNFRNNWEVAVDSYGTMWQSDNDDDGNKGVRINYVMEFGNYGYSDEMTGAGWQTPRIGWESEIPLRHWHQNDPGVIPNLLQTGAGSPTGMQVYEGDLLPSIFHGQPIHCDAGPNVVRAYITQPDGAGYKAEIVNILEGTKDRWFRPSDVAVAPDGSLIVADWYDPGVGGHGMGDVTRGRLFRVTTKAAEKYQTPSVKLDTVEGAVAALKSPNEDQRYLAWKKLEEIGSEAEPELHKLFRDTKSVPQHRARALWLLSAHEWERLNPGSDKPNPHDLTLPECLTQALADTDPNIRITAIRVARRLLQQAHPEMLREAIAKVVKDASPAVRREAAIALRFDGSEAASKLWGECSDRTPLGDRWMLEAAGIGANQHADERIKVSGANTERTFNASIDTTIDLMWVVQYRAKAEQTAGLITKLAGLGDKGGLQASFNPLKHLRALQLMQYHHREEVAKAALTIFLKADAETALAATALLDRNTIASNPEAKARLDSLLKPVIGKPEFISLVERLNLTGFEKELLDYIVANPNAPESVNAARLIAMNRDGALRFLKTADPAAAKTLVTALGRVSDRASVAVLNQAFWQEKDLSVRHAIIDSLALSGEGGRNILRWHSEGKLPADFKDQAALALSRSTDAGLRSEAATALPLPAAQGLENFPKLPELVKLKGDAAKGPQMFMQAGCIACHRVKGQYIDFGPDLSLIGAKLSAEGLFTAIMYPSAAIEHSFVGRQITMKEGYVVTGYPISETDTELTLRIAGGASTPVKKSSIAKSEELKQSLMPPGLAGAIGPQGLADLVAWLQTLK